A segment of the Scomber japonicus isolate fScoJap1 chromosome 5, fScoJap1.pri, whole genome shotgun sequence genome:
gtagcttacCGTCTGCTGTCTCCGCTTTTGAATCAAGCTGGACTCACAGCAGCCGTTAAAAGCTGGATTTAAAGGGGCCAATGGTTAACTGTTAGTGTTATGGGTGCTGTAACCTCTGCTAGCCTCTTTTAGCACTTTTTCTTTAGCATTTTATCTTCTTGTTGTGGTTGGCTAACCCATAGACTGTAAGAATCCATTAATCTCAAATAAATGTGCATAATTTGAGTGCAAACCACTCTACCTGTACAAATTAGCATGAGATGAAGTGCCCATTTAAGAAAATCATCTACACAATCTCCCCAGCAAGTTGAGCTAAAGGTCAGCCATAGCAAACTTAATAAGCTAGCTAATGGCCCTACTAGCTAAGTGTTCCTGGATTTTGTTTATGTAATTCTTTCAGTATTAAAACATTCCCCAAGTGGTCATAGTGCTCAGTGCATCTAAAATAAATGGGCAGTTTTAGGAGTTCATTCAAAGAAATGCCATGACAATCCTGTCAAATATAGGCTATTAATAGAGACTGAGACATCTAAATGTTAGCGTAAGAGGCACAAATGAAACACCATTCAACCAGGAAGCAACTTTCATTCACACGTGTcagttgaatttatttttagagCGTatttaaaagcaacaaaagttGACCAACATGTTTTGCAGAGACTgagaaatagaataaaatgaaaacacagacatagTTATGAGGATTAAGaggaaaaatgtataaaagtgtGACATATATCCACAACAGCATTACACAGAACAattaatagagaaaaaaaagaaaggaaataaatacaaaatgtgatCAACCACGTCTTCATGATGACTATTTAAAggctgaataaaataaatgtttttttttgtttgttttaaatattatttgaaGAGGAGGATCTAATAATGAGAGGCAAATTGTTCCACAGTTTAGGGCCAACAATGGAAAGTGCCCTATCATGTATAAGGCCAGTGTACAGTGCAATACAAGCTAACTACATTTTGCAAATTCCTAAGAGACCACATTCTTGACACACTCCACGAGTTAAGCTATGGACGTAGCTGACAGAAAATAGCTGTGGCTACACACTGTATGATCAGAGGGCTCTTGCCATGAGCTAATCATTCCATGTGCCATATAGACGAGTGTTGAAGGAGTGTTGCCTGTTTATTTATAGGAGTCTCTAAGGTTCCACGGCAGACGGTGGCTCTTTGAGCTGGATTCAGTTACAGCTCCAGGGAAAGCTGAAAATACTGCTTCTATATAGacatacacatataaacaaGAGTATAAATCCTTAATTTGGATATAATATAGAGTCCTAGTTCGGTATGTACCATAGCTGAAATAAGATCAATGTTATCTCTGGAGAAAAACATAGTGTACATGCAATATTAAACACATTAGGATATACTGTACAGaatatttatatacattgtgTTTCTTATGCACACTGACTGAACTGCAGGTAGCTCAAATGACCCTGGTGGATGATTGGGAAAACTATCATACTGAATCTGCTAAACAACATAGAAGAaattctgctgtttatttacCTGGAAAATACATTAGAAATCACCATAGATATGAACGATATTTGTTGCATTAAGTAGATTGGATGATAGTTGGATGGAGAAAATTGATGCATGGACATTGTGACATCTGTGATAACAGTGCCCTCTCACAATCAGATCAACTCAACATGAGCTGTCATCAACCAGTTAACTGCTGAAAAACAGTGTCAGAGCTAGATGCACAATagcaacacaacaaaatgaAGAAGTcctcagcagcaacagcagcaatgaaggataaataaacagaaatttGTTCTAAAtgcaggaaggaaaaggagcCAGCATGCTTCTAATTGGCCTTGTAAACATGAGCGAGTAATGAAAGATTTATTAATGAGCTAGCACAAGTCAGAGGATTTCAAGGAAGCTATGGATTGAGAAATGCTATCAGACACATGGCAACAACTTGCAGTCCAGATGGCCAGAGCTGGCCCCTGCCTGACCTAAAATAACAGTTCAGTGGTCTGTTTACGTTGTGGAGCTCACTGTAACATGTAGGGACATGGCAGATGAAAAATACTCTGAGTGAAACTCTGAACATCTGAACAAGTGAGGCCTTGTGAGTGAAACTGTAAATACGGTTCCACCTACAGTATGAAGAAAATACTGTGAAAAAGGAAAACCTGCACTTACTTTAAATGATTCTTAAAATTATTTGCACAGGCAGAATATTTTTGATGACTTGGCTGTCAAGTCCTCAACAGCttgtaaagaaaagaaaccagTCAGGATGAAAGGTAAAGCATGGAAAGCATGGAAATGCGTCTATAAAACAGAAGTTATTGTACATGTTATAAGTGTCAGTGGAAATTGGTACTTAACAGCACTTCTTACCTTAGCTGGAATGTTTAAAAGCAACATCACCAGGATGCTCTAGATAGATTTAGGTAGGGATGCATTTCCTAAACTGAACAGTTTTAATCCAGGGGGACCAGCCCTCTGATAAATCCATTGTTATTATGAACACTGGTGGTGTTAGACGTAATTGCATGTAAATATAGGCGTATAGGTATTAAACGGTGGTGTGGGTGAAATTAGCAGAAATGCTCAATGATTAATAGTtctagttttaaaatgttctgcTGTTTCTCCTTTTCATATATGATTAAATTGAATAACTTAACATATAAGGCTTttagtcagacaaaacaataaatttGAAGATATCACTATGTCCCTATGGCCTCTGTGAAACTGTCACTATTTTTTACCATTTCATAGATGAAACATTTGATCGACtaaccaaaaaaataatcagaagattaatcaataatgaatataatcattagttgcagcccttgGTAATGAGAGCTCAGTCGGCCTGGGGGTGTCTGTAAAACCAAATGCCAATGTAACCAATAAAACCAATACTTTAAGCTCTTTGAAGTCATCCTTGATTAATAACCCATGTGTGGTTGTCTTGTGAACTGATCCCCATGCAGTTGCGCCCAGCCTGGATTTTGGACAACACTAAAAAAGGGAAAGGCTTGATCAAGGAGTGAAACGATAATCCAAGGTAGGCATGGGGAGGGACATGCAGAGGTAATTCCAAAGAACCCTGCCCTCCAGATCTGAGGTATCCCGTTTCAAGTCTTGCTGCATGCTGTGTTACCTATCAGCAAAAACATGATCAACTTCAGATGAGAGCAGGCTAAAATTGGTGGCTATCAAAACCCAGGAACTGGCAATGAGCTTGGCTGGGGTATCCGCTTTCTAGAGTGGAAGCCCTGGGTCCAGACACCTCAGGGTGAGGAGACTGTGTGGTCTGCTCACTTGGGATAAAGGGATAAACACAGCATAGGCTCTATTAGGGAAAaactttcacactgttaatTAGATGCACCTGCACTCACAACTCACATCTCAGCCATTTACACTGGCTGATGAGTGCAGGCCAAAATGTATGCTGTAGTCCATACAAGGTTCAACCTATATGTTTAATACTTTTATACTGATGCATTGTCAGTGTAGTAATGACTTAGCACAGGCATTGTCACATTCCCATACAGGGAAAGCAAGATAAATATTGATCTAATGGCGCTATACCTATAAATTGGCTGGGGTTGATGTATCATAGTTGGCCAATAAGTGACAAGAAATTGAAACCCAAATGTTCCAAAAATCTTCAAAATCTAATTTCAAGACAGTGTCACCATTAAACAGTTTATTCATCAGGGGGCACAGCCAGGTTTATTTTCTACCGGCCAAATGTCTCAATCAGTACTTAGGAAGGTCATGATTCTTTTAAAAAGATATGTCAGAAGTTCTTAtcaaaactgtttatttaaGATATGTATTTATGAACACAATTACTGTGGGCTGATATCAATAACTGATGTCTGCCAAATCTAGATATGTTCAATTTAAAACCAGCCAGGCTGTAGTCTCTACATTAAAACTGTGCTAAATTAGTTtaaaactgtttgtttttatgtctgtaTTACTTAAATGGCTGtgtaacttttttaaatgtctgtgcTACCAGTGACTGTATACAAAGATGGACGATATGTCACCCCCTCCTACCACAaagcaaaagtgaagccaaaatatcttgTTTCCGCAAGCTGCCATCTTGCCTGTTTGATGttatttggagccagagtcagTAGAATTGGGCGATGGGATGATGGGGCCCACAGGACACTACCCTTCAGCTGTCCTGCCACCTGACCTGAGTGGCTGTCACAGCTGTGAATCATGATGTCAGGACCCCTTTTTATGTTGtcaaataatcattaaaaaacacttgTCACAAAAATGAGCACTTGATCACACATCAGAATGATGTGACCAAATTTATCACAGGTTTAAAGGGGACCTTTAATGCTTTTCCCTGTTTTCAGTCATAATGTTTCAGTGTCGGTTGTTTGTATTAAATGAGGCttaagtgtcaaataatgaggtaaacataGGTAGAAATAATCCATGTGAGCAAAGAGCACAGGCTTCAGACTGCTCCAAACTCTCAatttctaatgttttttttcttcatgtggCATGATGTGAGTGTTTTTGCGTTACACAGCAgggaaaagtaaaataagttgtttacctgttggaggtgtgctggtcatctgcagctcttcatcaaacatcatcatcacgaTGATTTGCTTGTACTGTTTCTCCATATGTTGTTATTTCAACCATTTTTAGTGCTGCTAACAAAGCTTGGCTAATTCAGTGTCAATTCTTTACAATAAAAGTCTCAAtgtatttagttatttaaaagcttttaataagaAGCAATGAAGAAGGAAATGTTTGGTTTGCATCAGCGGTAAATTGACATGATTCTAAGGAACAACAATTGCCTGTTAAGAAACAGAGGCTAAAACTGAGGGGCTGCAAAAAGGACTGTGAGTCATGCACAGCTACTGTGGTGGAGTCTCACAGTAAAACTATAGAGATGAAAATTAGTATATTATGTCCCGTTTAACTAAAGCTGAACAGTATTGTTAGAAACAGTAGCTGTCATTTTGGAATATCAATCATGATATAGTAGATTCACTggaaaatcaattttaaaaaattgctaataaataaaataactggaTTCCTGACTCTGCTGGTCAGTGATTTACAACATTGTGTAAGATTACAACACTGTGACACACCCAGAGATATTTAAGTGACAGTTGCCACAGTGTAGATCTATATTAACTCCTGGTATATAATGTCATATTGTGCAACCCTACTTGTAACCTTGCTGTATAGACGTATTTTAACGTGCAAACCACTAAATGGCTGTTTATTGGAAAGTCTGCCATCTCTGTCTTTACTTTAGCTTTTGTTAAGAAATCATTAGGAATAATTATTAGTGACTCTTAATAAGAATTTTCAGTCTGTAGATCAGAGACCTTCCGCATATATCTCTATTTCTATAGACTCATTCCAGTGTCAGAGACGCTGTCATCACCCACCCTACAGAGGATACGTCAGACTGGGTCAAATGCCCCCTATTTCATTTCGAGCAGAGTAGTTGGCACTAGAAGGATGCAATCCGAAGGAGCTGTTGACTAGCACGGCTGACCTTCTAAAAACTCCTCTTTCAATTtataacacacttacacacacaaacatgatatGCACATGCATTCATTCACCAATAGCACTAATAGCCACCCTAGATACACActtacagaaatacacacacacactttgtaaATACTTGGCCTGGGGAGCGGGAGGAGGTGAAAGCCAAGGGGAGTCACTGACACAAGTCGCTACTGTGATTACCTCACGTCTGTACTGGGTTAGAGAGGAACCTCATGCTGTCTATATTTAGATAAAGACAAGCTTCAGAAGATGCAGAGCAAATgatcaaaatgttaataaatatcAGCTCTTTTTGAAGAACAAAGCTTGTGTTTGAAAAGAACATCTGCTTAAAGGGTGAGTTAACATTAAATTTTCATATTCAACTTTGATTTGGTTATTTGGTTATCAATCATGAAGTTAACTCATTGTTTAGTCATTTTCATAATGCTTTCATGACATATACAGATTgctttttcatctttatgttATCACAATTATTTAAACACGAACCAAGTTGAGAATGAGATCATTGATTTTTTGATCGTTAAgaaattttctttaaaaaaaaaagaatgacaaGAAAGCACAAGTTTTTCCTTGGTGCGAGTGCATCACCACTATCTTGTTACCATGGGGGTCTCCTGCATTCATAGGTCGAGCCATTAATAACGATAGGAGGTTCCTTGCTGTCAGCATTCATGCACCCTGCAGGCTTTATGGCATGTGTTTCCCAGGCTGTGTCTCATTGCATGCGGTCACTGTTAAGCAGGCTatgcacatacatgcatatgTAGATATCTAAATGTATCGAGGCACAACTGCAAGACAAACAcatactattattatattatactgtgaattaaaggtgcagtgtgtaaaatTTAGTAACATCTAGCAGGACTTGGCAGagatggaatataatattcataatattattattatatatttgtatgttttatttcaatcaatcaatctttattattttagtgtataatcatctgaaaataagaattgttgtgtttatgttttcttaAAATTAGCCCTTTATATATTCTTAGGGAGGGGGTCCTCTTCCAAGGAGGCTGCCATGTTGCattgccatgtttctacagtagcccagaacagacaaacaaaacactggctctagagagggccttttacatttttcacGAGTTTTGTGACCAACGTAGATTCTtctcctttaaaaaatgtaaagaaataatATGAATGGTGTGGtcagataagataaaataattatacAGACAAAGGTTGGAGGAACATATGAGTGAATTTAGGATATTGGCAATTAAAGATGACAGAAGGAAGCTACTGGAGACCTGTTTTAGATTCTTTGAGACTTTTCTTTGAGTCCGATTTAAGTGTCACGTGTACATTCCTCAActtgtttgttattgtttgtttccTTGGATACATTCAAGGCCTGACACCGTGGCTTGACCCAGACAGTCATTTGGTGAACACTCAATGCTAACACATTAGCAGCAGGCGGCACTGTGTCCTGACACTGACATTTGACTCTGAAATCCAATCCTTTGTTCAGTAATGGAAAGGCAAAAAGAAATGTTGCTCCCCTGGGACCCCTTACTTGTTAACCTGACAGCAAAGAAACCTGTCCAACATAAAAGTTTGTGATGTCATGTTTAAGCTGCTAAAGCTTGCCCACATCTATGTATTCATGTAAACTGTCCAGGTTGGTTTTAGTAACACTGATTAGCACCTCTGTGCTATTACTGTTATGATCCTGTGTGTACAACTGCAGCTTTATGAAGGCAAtgaaagtggagaaaaactgaGCTATAAATAGATCACAATGCTGGGGTGTACATATAACTTAACTCTGTATGCCCGGGCCACATCTTTTTGTTTAGTCTTTTTGTTTTCAAGACTAttaaaagaagaatgaaaaaataagGTGCTCGAACTTGTTGGACAAAACACTTTCAGTTTTATTCCGACAACAGATGATTTTTAGGGTCTGATAAGAAAGTAATTAGTGCCACTGCACAATTTCAAGTGCTTGcagctcttttcttttcttttctttttttttacaccggAGTATCTCCGTGACCCCAAGGCGAGGTCACATGTCTTATGGGGGTCCCCATGTTCCAAGTTGTACAATTGAGCCCTTTAAGTGGTATGAACGGTGAATGTTATTTTGGCAGTGGCTTCCTGAAGACGCTATCCTCTCTGGCTACTCAAGTGTCAGTCAAGCCAGCAGTTTCCATTGGCTGGGTCCAGGAGGGCCCCTGGTTGTGCAAAGCTTCATGCTTTTAAGTATTTGGGttatttattatcttatttacttcaagatgcattttatatgtagctttaaaaaaaaacttgtcaCTTAGCAAGTCAGATCTGCTTGTTGCTTTTATCTCCTGGTTGAGACCCAAAGTAGACACGGGCGGGTCCTGGAGGTTCCCCTTGTGGACAAGAATAGCCCCATGATTTCATGAATGAGGGAGGTGAAGGGTGAGAAACTAAATTTCAAAACTCTGAATCTGAAAAACTCAGATCAGAGTCATATCAGATTCTACtctgaacaaaacaaaagtgaaGGCTTTGTTGTATGTtaaaagatataataataattaaatttgCATGCCTAAATGTTTACTAGGAGATCACTGCACTGCTGCAGTGAAGTGGGTGAGTGTGAGagggacagcagcagcagcaggagcaagTGTCATCTGGTCTTCCAACTTGGGGAGGGCTTTGGAGTTTAAAATGGTGTGAATATGATATCCATCTCTAGCCATCGGTATAGCTTATGCAAGTGCAGATCTGTCTGCACCATTGAAAGTTGACAGTTGAGAGGCACTAATCGGAAAAAAGGACCGTGTaaatcaacaacaacaccacTATTTTGGATTGCAAACACTTTTACGCTTTGGGAGTTGGGGCGCAAAAAGGGACTCTGCCTGAATCTCGGGCGGCTGCATGAGAAAGAGAGCTGAGAGGACGCACAGACAAAAGGGCAAGAGGAAGACACCAGGGAGGTGAGTGACGGATTTACCCTCGGAGGGGTAAAAGATGACTGTGGTGTCCCAGGAGAACCACGACGAGTCGGTGGTCGTTACTCCTGTGTTGCAAGATGCTGCTGAATTGGAGCCGGCGGAACAGGAGTGCAGCGAGAGGGTGGTCATCAACATCTCAGGTCTGCGTTTTGAGACGCAATTAAAGACCCTCTCTCGCTTCCCGACTACGCTTTTGGGAGATCCACGTAAAAGGATGCGCTTTTTTGACCCACTGAGAAATGAATACTTCTTTGACAGGAACAGGCCGAGCTTTGATGCCATCCTTTATTACTACCAGTCGGGAGGGAGGCTTCGGAGGCCTGTAAGTGTACCTGTGGATATTTTCCTGGAAGAAATAAAGTTCTATGAAATTGACGAAGAGGCAGTTGAGCTATTCCGAGCTGACGAGGGCTTGTCGAGGGAAGAGGAGCGCCCACTACCTTCTAATGAGTACCAACGCCAGTTATGGCTCCTGTTTGAATATCCAGAAAGTTCAGGACCTGCACGGATGATTGCTATCGTGTCAGTTGCGGTTATTTTAATATCCATTGTTATATTTTGCTTGGAGACATTACCCGAGTTTAGAGAACCCACTGAATTGTACGAAATTCACGCCAATGGAAGTGCAGACGGCGTAGCGCACAGTCCATTCACAGATCCATTTTTCATGGTGGAGACACTTTGCATCGTGTGGTTCTCGTTTGAGTTCACCATGAGGTTTCTGTCGTGTCCCAGCAAACCAGCTTTCTTCAAGAACCTCATGAATCTGATCGATGTTGTGGCAATAGCCCCTTATTTCATCACTCTGGGCCTCGATCTCGCAGAGCATCAGGGCAGCAGTCAGCAAGCTGCATCCCTGGCCATACTGAGGGTCATCCGTCTGGTGCGTGTTTTCAGGATTTTTAAACTCTCCAGACACTCCAAGGGTCTTCAGATTCTCGGCCAGACGCTTCACGCAAGTCTCAGGGAGCTTGGACTGCTCATTTTCTTCCTAATTATTGGAGTAGTTTTATTTTCCAGTTCCGTTTATTTTGCAGAAGCAGAAGATCCCGAGTCTGTATTTTCTAGCATACCTGATGCATTCTGGTGGGCTGTGGTGACAATGACAACAGTTGGATATGGAGACATGTGTCCATCCACCATCTGGGGTAAAGTCGTCGGCTCTCTGTGCGCCATCGCCGGAGTACTGACCATAGCCTTACCTGTCCCTGTTATCGTTTCCAATTTCAACTATTTCTACCATAGAGAtaacgaggaggaggaaaatgTTACGTACATACACGTGACTTGTGGGCAGCAGCCGCAGCCCTCCATTGGTGAATGTGACTCCACCAAAAGTAACATGTCGCTCTCCAAAATTGAGTCCTATCAGGATGGCGACGATTTGGAAACCTTGACACAACCAAACATGAACCCAATGGAGCCATACACAGGAAAACTGACAGATGTATAAAAATGCACCGATGGAAGAACTGCTTTTATGTCTGGTGAGTTGTATTCCAGTGGATATATACTTCAGGCTTC
Coding sequences within it:
- the LOC128358442 gene encoding shaker-related potassium channel tsha2-like; protein product: MTVVSQENHDESVVVTPVLQDAAELEPAEQECSERVVINISGLRFETQLKTLSRFPTTLLGDPRKRMRFFDPLRNEYFFDRNRPSFDAILYYYQSGGRLRRPVSVPVDIFLEEIKFYEIDEEAVELFRADEGLSREEERPLPSNEYQRQLWLLFEYPESSGPARMIAIVSVAVILISIVIFCLETLPEFREPTELYEIHANGSADGVAHSPFTDPFFMVETLCIVWFSFEFTMRFLSCPSKPAFFKNLMNLIDVVAIAPYFITLGLDLAEHQGSSQQAASLAILRVIRLVRVFRIFKLSRHSKGLQILGQTLHASLRELGLLIFFLIIGVVLFSSSVYFAEAEDPESVFSSIPDAFWWAVVTMTTVGYGDMCPSTIWGKVVGSLCAIAGVLTIALPVPVIVSNFNYFYHRDNEEEENVTYIHVTCGQQPQPSIGECDSTKSNMSLSKIESYQDGDDLETLTQPNMNPMEPYTGKLTDV